TGGGCAGACCCTCAACGCTTCCCTCGACGGTGAGGGCTTTTCCGGTATCATCCTTCACGGTCACCCGCAGCCTGTCCAAATTACCGGGACCATTCACCTTCGCCGCGATACGGATCAACCCGGCGGCGGCGTCCGTGCCGATGTCCAAGTCTTCAATGTATGTCCCGGCGACCTGCTCCAGCCAGACCGTCTGCCAGATGCCCGACACGCGGGTGTACCAGATGCCGTTGGGGCGCAGGACCTGTTTCCCGCGCAACTGCCACGCCTCGGTCTCGTCCTCCACCCGGACCAATAGCGTATTAACGCCCTTTTGGACCTTTTCGGTGATGTCGAGTGAGAAAGGCGTGTTCCCGCCCTGATGCCCGCCCGCGGAGACGCCGTTCACCCAAACTTCGCAGCGGTAGTCCACCGCCTCGAAGTTCAGCAGGGTCCTCTTCCCGGAAACTGGATCAACGTTAAAGGCGCGGCGGTACCAAAGGGCCTCCCCCGGTTGGAGGTGGCGCTGCACGCCGCCCAGTCTGGACTCCAGCGCGAAGGGCACCAGGATTTGGCCGTCCCATCCGGCGGGCGGGTTTATTTCAGAGGCTGGTGTTACGGCATAGTCCCACAGCCCGTTTAGGTTTTGCCACGACTCCCGCGCCAACTGCGGACGGGGGTACTCAGTCCAGGCGTTTTCAGGGGTGACTTCCGCGCCCCAACGCGTGGCCAGCGCCGTCTTGTAGGGTTCTTTTTCCATGGCATCCTTTCCAGGTTCCCTGGCTGTGGCATGGCCGGACACCAGGCCCGCCAGTGCCAGCAGGGCCGCGGCCAGCAGCCGGGGCAGCGCGCGGGCGCCGCAGTTCATGCAAAAGTCTCTTGAAATGGTGTTGTTCATTTGCGCGCCCATCCTTTCCAGTTGAGGGAAACACCCTCCATCCCAAACTGCGGGACACTTCATGGGGATTATGGTCTGCCGCGGAGGAAACCGTCAAGAAAGACCTCTGTCAGGGTGTTGAACCGGTCGGCGAATGCGGTGTCACGCCCACCCGCCAGGGCGCGCGTTTTGGAGGTGGTTGATATCTCAAGAAGCACCACGCCGTGAATGCCCGCCCACAGGGTGGCCGCAACAAGGGCCGGGTCCGAATACTTTTCCTTGAGTTGTCCGCGCCGGATGCCCTCGGTGACCACAACGGTCAGCACAGAGAGCACCTCATGTTCCAGGGGGGCATTTTCCCGCTTGTGCACTTCGTGGTTCTCTTCGGACCATGCGGGCGGGGGCACATTCATCAGCCGATAATGGTTGGGATGCGATATGCCCCACAGCGCGTAGCGGCGCGCCAGTTCCGATATCTGCTCCACCGGATCATCCCCTTCCAGACAGTTGATCATGTGTTCCCGCAGGTCCAGTGCGTCCTTGCGGATGATGGTCTGCACCAGGGCCCGTTTGTCTTTGAAGTATTGGTAAATAGTGCCCGGCGAGTACTGGATGGCCAGGGCAATCTTCCGCAACGTGACCGCCTCATAGCCGTCACGGACAAACATTTCCCGCGCCGCGTCCATGATCCGTTCGGTCATTTCGGCCCGCTCGCGCTCACGGCGGAGGGTGGAAACAGAAGGTTGAATTTTCGCAGAATTCTTCTGCATACTAGCTCCTAAACGGCGTTTAAAG
This window of the Candidatus Hydrogenedentota bacterium genome carries:
- a CDS encoding TetR/AcrR family transcriptional regulator, whose product is MQKNSAKIQPSVSTLRRERERAEMTERIMDAAREMFVRDGYEAVTLRKIALAIQYSPGTIYQYFKDKRALVQTIIRKDALDLREHMINCLEGDDPVEQISELARRYALWGISHPNHYRLMNVPPPAWSEENHEVHKRENAPLEHEVLSVLTVVVTEGIRRGQLKEKYSDPALVAATLWAGIHGVVLLEISTTSKTRALAGGRDTAFADRFNTLTEVFLDGFLRGRP